Proteins encoded in a region of the Mycobacterium branderi genome:
- a CDS encoding MarR family transcriptional regulator, with amino-acid sequence MDVLAALTDSPDGRTSAELAKCCGISTSTCALVLAELEQRSWVARRDDRRYVLGSGLFGLVHGLRKQFPLLDRGRDALTFLHETLSAGCSMSKISERQLITVDTVGHGTDSEHAVGQRFPIDPPFGLVAMAWRDDDAVDAWLRRVQPRLTPADIAAHRRVLADIRHRGYGAWRFDDAHASLHDRLTAVLASLEPTAQVTRQLSTLMTMVTLHSVTDKLETELASTEFVVLPIYDSDGQPAYQIEIHLGRPEQLTLAELDKALKHAQTLLLA; translated from the coding sequence ATGGATGTCCTTGCCGCACTGACGGATTCACCCGACGGGCGCACATCGGCCGAGCTGGCGAAGTGCTGCGGTATCAGCACGTCGACGTGCGCGCTGGTGCTGGCCGAATTAGAGCAACGCAGCTGGGTGGCCCGCCGCGACGACCGCCGCTACGTGCTGGGCAGCGGACTGTTCGGCCTGGTCCACGGGCTGCGCAAACAATTCCCGTTGCTTGACCGCGGCCGCGACGCACTCACCTTCTTGCACGAGACGCTGAGCGCTGGCTGCTCGATGTCGAAAATCAGCGAGCGGCAGCTGATTACCGTCGACACGGTGGGCCACGGGACCGACAGCGAACACGCTGTCGGCCAACGCTTTCCGATCGACCCGCCGTTCGGTCTGGTGGCTATGGCCTGGCGCGACGACGACGCCGTCGACGCGTGGCTGCGTCGCGTCCAGCCCCGGTTGACCCCCGCCGATATCGCCGCGCATCGACGGGTGCTCGCCGACATCCGCCACCGCGGCTATGGCGCCTGGCGCTTCGACGACGCCCACGCCTCGCTGCACGATCGACTCACGGCCGTTTTGGCGTCCCTGGAGCCGACTGCGCAAGTGACTCGTCAGCTCAGCACACTGATGACGATGGTCACCCTGCACTCGGTGACCGATAAGCTCGAAACGGAGCTGGCCTCAACGGAATTCGTCGTCTTGCCGATCTACGATAGCGACGGCCAACCGGCATACCAGATCGAGATCCACCTGGGCCGGCCCGAACAGCTGACGCTCGCCGAACTCGACAAGGCGCTCAAGCATGCCCAAACGCTGCTGTTAGCGTGA
- a CDS encoding glycoside hydrolase family 3 protein — translation MTDPDVRACEVEAQMTDYERFSLLCSVMGASDLLPIRDERIPPDVPMSAGYVPGVPRLGVPALLMSDASLGVTNPGYRPGDSATALPAGLVLAASFNPALARAAGEAIAREARSRGFNVLLAGGINLARDPRNGRNFEYLSEDPLLSAVMAAESVTGIQQQGVISTLKHYSLNCNETNRHWLDAVIDPDAHRESDLLALEIAIERASPGAVMTAYNKVNGEYAGGNDDLIDGVLKGAWGYRGWVMSDWGATPSWEFAVNGLDQESGAQVDAMLWAGEAFGDPLKAAYADGKLSAERLSDMVRRILRSIFAVGVDQWDATPPADMTAHHEIALEIARQGIVLLKNDGLLPLSPDARIAVIGGCAQLGVPAGCGSSTVVPPGGFADVFPLGWPGGLRNLYLVPPSPVAELRRQLPNASVEFDPGLTPAEAVLAARRADVAVVFAIRVEGEGLDSADLSLPWGQDEVIAAVADANPNTVVVLETGNPVAMPWRDKVNAIMQAWYPGQAGAQAIAEILAGQVNPTGRLPVTFPVDLGQTPRPDLPGLGAPWGTATTIRYTEGAEVGYRWFAHRGLEPMFAFGHGLSYTSFEHRDLALVGGDTVTASLTVVNTGNRRGADVPQLYLIAAPDGERLRLLGFERVQLDAGESRRVTIEADPRLLARYRDGRWCVAAGRYAVAVGSSAVALALKGEAELTGRVFGR, via the coding sequence GTGACCGATCCCGACGTGCGCGCCTGCGAAGTCGAAGCGCAAATGACTGACTACGAGCGGTTTTCGTTGCTGTGCAGCGTGATGGGCGCCAGCGACCTGTTGCCGATCCGCGATGAGCGTATCCCGCCGGACGTTCCGATGAGCGCCGGCTACGTGCCCGGTGTCCCGCGCCTCGGGGTGCCCGCGCTGCTGATGAGCGACGCCAGCCTGGGCGTCACCAATCCGGGCTACCGGCCCGGCGATAGCGCCACCGCGCTGCCCGCCGGCCTCGTGCTGGCGGCAAGCTTCAACCCGGCCCTCGCCCGCGCCGCCGGTGAGGCGATCGCCCGCGAAGCCCGCAGCCGCGGGTTCAACGTGCTACTGGCCGGCGGGATCAATCTCGCCCGCGACCCGCGCAACGGGCGCAACTTCGAATACCTCTCCGAGGACCCACTTTTGAGCGCGGTGATGGCCGCAGAGTCGGTCACCGGCATCCAGCAGCAGGGCGTCATCTCGACCCTCAAGCACTACTCGCTGAACTGCAACGAAACCAACCGGCACTGGCTGGACGCCGTGATCGATCCCGACGCACACCGCGAATCCGACCTTCTGGCCTTAGAAATCGCCATCGAGCGGGCATCTCCCGGCGCGGTGATGACCGCATACAACAAAGTCAACGGCGAGTATGCCGGCGGCAACGACGACCTGATCGACGGCGTGCTGAAAGGCGCCTGGGGATACCGGGGTTGGGTGATGTCCGACTGGGGCGCGACACCGAGTTGGGAGTTCGCGGTCAACGGCCTCGACCAGGAATCAGGGGCGCAGGTCGACGCCATGCTGTGGGCGGGCGAGGCGTTCGGTGACCCGCTCAAGGCCGCCTACGCCGACGGGAAACTGTCCGCAGAACGCCTGTCGGACATGGTGCGACGAATCCTACGGTCGATCTTCGCGGTGGGTGTCGACCAGTGGGACGCGACGCCCCCGGCGGACATGACAGCCCACCACGAGATCGCGCTCGAGATCGCGCGACAGGGCATCGTGCTGCTGAAAAACGATGGTCTGCTGCCGCTTTCGCCCGATGCGCGTATCGCGGTCATCGGCGGTTGCGCCCAACTCGGTGTGCCCGCGGGCTGCGGGTCGAGCACCGTGGTCCCGCCGGGCGGCTTCGCCGACGTGTTCCCGCTCGGCTGGCCGGGCGGCCTGCGCAACCTGTACCTGGTGCCGCCGTCGCCGGTCGCCGAGCTGCGACGGCAGCTGCCGAACGCCAGCGTCGAATTCGATCCGGGTCTCACTCCAGCCGAGGCGGTGCTGGCGGCGCGGCGGGCCGATGTGGCCGTCGTGTTCGCCATCCGCGTGGAAGGCGAAGGCCTCGACAGCGCCGACCTGTCGCTGCCGTGGGGTCAGGACGAGGTGATCGCCGCGGTCGCCGACGCCAACCCGAACACCGTCGTGGTGCTCGAGACCGGCAACCCTGTCGCAATGCCCTGGCGCGATAAGGTCAACGCGATCATGCAAGCCTGGTACCCGGGCCAGGCCGGTGCGCAGGCAATCGCCGAAATCCTTGCCGGACAAGTCAACCCGACCGGCCGACTGCCGGTCACATTCCCGGTCGACCTCGGCCAGACGCCACGGCCCGACTTGCCCGGGCTGGGCGCACCGTGGGGAACCGCGACCACCATCCGCTACACCGAAGGCGCCGAGGTCGGCTATCGCTGGTTCGCCCACCGGGGCCTCGAGCCGATGTTCGCGTTCGGACACGGCCTGTCCTACACCAGCTTCGAGCATCGCGACCTCGCGCTCGTCGGCGGCGACACCGTCACCGCCAGCCTCACCGTGGTGAACACCGGCAATCGTCGCGGCGCCGACGTACCCCAGCTCTATCTGATTGCGGCCCCGGACGGAGAGCGGTTGCGGCTGTTGGGGTTCGAGCGGGTGCAACTCGACGCGGGAGAGTCGCGCCGAGTCACGATCGAGGCGGATCCGCGCCTCTTGGCCCGCTATCGCGACGGCAGGTGGTGCGTCGCCGCCGGCCGTTATGCGGTCGCCGTGGGCTCGTCGGCGGTGGCCCTGGCGCTTAAGGGCGAAGCCGAGCTAACCGGCCGCGTCTTCGGACGCTGA
- a CDS encoding alpha/beta hydrolase, protein MSTTRTERTFDGVGGVRIVYDVWTPDAAPRGVVVLSHGFGEHARRYDHVAQRFGDAGLVTYALDHRGHGRSGGKRVLLRDISEYTGDFDTLVGIATKEYPACKRVVLGHSMGGGIVSAYGVERPDNYDLMVLSGPAVAAQQQVSPLLAFLAKTLGAVAAGLPVQALDSSAISRDPAVVTAYNTDPLVHHGKVPAGIARGLLLVGQTMPARAPALTAPLLIVHGSEDRLISVDGSRRLAECVGSSDVELKVYPGLYHEVFNEPEQNQVLDDVISWINARL, encoded by the coding sequence ATGAGTACCACCCGCACCGAACGAACCTTCGACGGCGTCGGCGGCGTGCGCATCGTCTACGACGTCTGGACACCCGACGCAGCACCTCGCGGGGTCGTCGTGCTGTCGCACGGGTTCGGCGAACACGCCCGACGCTACGACCACGTCGCGCAGCGATTCGGCGACGCCGGGCTGGTCACCTACGCGCTGGACCATCGCGGGCACGGCCGCTCCGGCGGGAAGCGGGTACTGCTCCGGGATATCTCGGAGTACACCGGCGACTTCGACACGCTGGTGGGAATCGCCACCAAGGAATACCCCGCCTGCAAACGCGTCGTGCTGGGACACAGCATGGGCGGCGGGATCGTGTCCGCCTACGGCGTCGAACGCCCCGACAACTACGACCTGATGGTGCTCTCGGGTCCGGCAGTGGCCGCGCAGCAGCAGGTGTCGCCGCTGTTGGCGTTCCTGGCCAAGACCCTCGGCGCCGTCGCAGCGGGCCTGCCGGTGCAGGCACTCGACTCCAGCGCGATATCCCGCGACCCGGCCGTAGTAACCGCCTACAACACCGACCCGCTGGTGCACCACGGCAAGGTGCCCGCCGGCATCGCCCGCGGGCTGCTGCTGGTCGGCCAGACGATGCCTGCGCGCGCTCCCGCGCTCACCGCGCCGCTGCTGATCGTGCATGGATCCGAGGACAGGCTGATCTCCGTCGACGGCAGCCGGCGGCTGGCCGAATGCGTCGGATCCAGCGATGTCGAGCTCAAGGTCTATCCCGGCCTCTACCACGAGGTGTTCAACGAGCCCGAGCAGAATCAGGTGCTCGACGACGTGATTTCGTGGATCAACGCGCGGCTGTGA
- a CDS encoding sigma-70 family RNA polymerase sigma factor, with protein MRTPPTPSKVRSVRVVLIRGSMSHVLRKLTRVSLVAEGFESDFSAEAEPYRRELLAHCYRMTGSLHDAEDLMQETYLRAWKAYDRFEGKSSVRTWLHRIATNTCLTALEGRQRRPLPSGLGAPSSDPTAELVERTEIAWLEPLPDPAGDPSDIVGSRESVRLAFVAALQHLSPRQRAVLVLRDVLQWKAAEVAEAIGTSTAAVNSLLQRARAQLEAVGPSAEDRLAAPDSPDAQDRLARYIAAFEAYDVDRLVELFTSEAVWEMPPFVGWYQGAQAIATLVRQQCPAQAAGDMRLLPLTANGQPAAAMYMRDGDRHLPFQLQVLEITDAGVGHVVAFLDTSLFERFGLPDHL; from the coding sequence ATGCGCACGCCGCCGACGCCGTCGAAGGTTCGTTCGGTGCGGGTGGTACTCATCAGAGGCAGCATGTCACACGTGCTGCGTAAGCTCACTCGGGTGAGTTTGGTCGCAGAGGGCTTCGAGAGCGACTTCTCCGCTGAAGCGGAGCCGTACCGGCGTGAACTGCTTGCACACTGCTACCGGATGACCGGCTCGCTGCACGATGCCGAGGACCTGATGCAGGAAACCTACCTGCGGGCGTGGAAGGCCTACGACCGCTTCGAAGGCAAGTCGTCCGTGCGCACCTGGTTGCACCGCATTGCCACCAATACCTGCCTGACCGCATTGGAGGGCCGGCAACGCCGGCCGTTGCCCAGTGGGCTGGGCGCGCCCAGTTCGGATCCGACTGCCGAGTTGGTGGAACGCACCGAGATTGCGTGGCTGGAACCGCTGCCGGACCCGGCCGGTGATCCATCCGACATCGTCGGCTCACGTGAGTCGGTGCGGCTGGCGTTCGTCGCGGCACTGCAGCACCTCTCGCCACGCCAGCGGGCGGTGCTGGTGCTGCGCGACGTGCTGCAGTGGAAGGCCGCCGAGGTCGCCGAGGCCATCGGCACCAGCACGGCCGCCGTCAACAGCCTGCTGCAGCGGGCGCGCGCGCAGCTGGAAGCGGTCGGGCCCAGCGCCGAAGACCGGCTGGCGGCACCCGATTCACCGGACGCGCAAGACCGGTTGGCCCGCTACATCGCGGCGTTCGAGGCCTACGACGTGGACCGGCTGGTGGAGCTGTTCACCAGCGAGGCGGTCTGGGAGATGCCGCCGTTCGTCGGCTGGTATCAGGGCGCGCAGGCCATCGCCACCCTGGTCCGCCAGCAATGCCCCGCGCAAGCGGCTGGCGATATGCGGCTTCTTCCGTTGACAGCCAACGGTCAGCCCGCCGCCGCGATGTATATGCGCGACGGCGATCGCCACCTGCCGTTCCAGTTGCAGGTTCTGGAGATCACCGATGCAGGTGTCGGTCACGTCGTCGCATTCCTCGACACAAGCTTGTTCGAGCGGTTCGGCCTGCCCGACCACCTGTAG
- a CDS encoding TIGR04338 family metallohydrolase has translation MGIADRDTQRSRVYAAEEFVRTLFDRAAEHASRSVEFFGAQLTLPPEARFGSVAAVQRYVDDVLSLPAVREQWPGTPPLRVRARRAATAAHYESGTGTGVIAVPDRDTADWAMRELVVLHEIAHHLCDQSPPHGPQFVATVCALAELVMGPELGYVLRVVYAKEGVR, from the coding sequence ATGGGCATTGCCGACCGCGACACGCAGCGCTCGAGGGTCTACGCCGCCGAGGAATTCGTTCGCACACTGTTCGACCGTGCCGCCGAGCACGCTTCACGCAGCGTCGAGTTCTTCGGCGCGCAGCTGACACTGCCGCCGGAAGCGCGGTTCGGCTCGGTGGCCGCGGTACAGCGCTACGTCGACGACGTGCTGTCCCTACCGGCGGTGCGGGAGCAGTGGCCGGGCACGCCGCCGCTGCGGGTGCGGGCCCGGCGGGCCGCCACCGCCGCGCACTACGAAAGCGGCACGGGCACAGGCGTTATCGCGGTACCCGATCGCGATACCGCCGACTGGGCAATGCGTGAACTGGTCGTGCTGCACGAGATCGCCCACCATCTGTGCGACCAGTCGCCCCCGCACGGACCGCAGTTCGTCGCGACCGTGTGTGCATTGGCCGAGCTGGTGATGGGACCCGAACTCGGGTACGTGCTGCGGGTCGTGTACGCGAAAGAAGGTGTGCGGTGA
- the mymT gene encoding copper-binding metallothionein MymT, with product MSNYEAGTLLTCGHEGCGCRVRIEVECHCAGSGEAYRCTCGDELVAVS from the coding sequence ATGAGCAATTACGAGGCTGGGACCTTGCTCACCTGCGGCCACGAGGGATGCGGATGCCGCGTTCGTATCGAGGTCGAATGCCACTGCGCGGGTTCGGGCGAGGCATACCGCTGCACGTGCGGCGACGAGCTGGTCGCCGTCAGCTAG
- a CDS encoding glucose 1-dehydrogenase: MGRVDGKVALISGGARGMGAAHARALIAEGAKVVVGDILDDDGTALAKELGDAARFVHLDVTQPDQWKAAVQTAVTQFGRLDVLVNNAGIVNGNTLQNFPLTDWQQIIDINLTGTFLGMQAAVEPMIAAGGGSIINISSVEGLRGSPGLYGYVASKFGVRGLAKAAALELAPHNIRVNSIHPGLIRTPMTAGIPEDFLQIPLGRGAEPGEVSACVVYLSSDESSYSTGGEFVVDGGLTVGVPHKSA, encoded by the coding sequence ATGGGACGCGTAGACGGAAAAGTTGCACTGATCAGCGGCGGCGCACGCGGTATGGGCGCCGCGCACGCACGGGCATTGATCGCCGAAGGAGCCAAGGTCGTCGTCGGCGACATCCTCGACGACGACGGCACCGCACTGGCCAAAGAACTAGGCGACGCGGCCCGCTTCGTCCACCTCGACGTCACCCAGCCCGATCAGTGGAAGGCGGCCGTACAGACCGCCGTCACGCAGTTCGGGAGGCTCGACGTGCTGGTCAACAACGCCGGCATCGTCAACGGCAACACGCTGCAGAACTTCCCGCTCACCGACTGGCAGCAGATCATCGACATCAACCTCACCGGCACGTTCCTGGGCATGCAGGCCGCGGTGGAACCGATGATCGCGGCCGGCGGCGGTTCGATCATCAACATCTCCTCGGTCGAAGGTCTGCGCGGCAGCCCCGGGCTCTACGGCTACGTCGCATCCAAGTTCGGCGTGCGGGGACTGGCCAAGGCGGCCGCGCTGGAGCTGGCGCCGCACAACATCCGGGTCAACTCCATCCACCCCGGGCTGATTCGCACCCCGATGACAGCCGGCATTCCGGAGGACTTCCTGCAGATCCCGCTGGGACGCGGCGCCGAGCCGGGCGAGGTGTCGGCCTGCGTCGTCTACCTGTCCTCCGACGAATCGTCGTACTCCACCGGCGGGGAATTCGTCGTGGACGGCGGCCTGACGGTGGGCGTACCACACAAGAGCGCATAG
- a CDS encoding endonuclease domain-containing protein, protein MGEHGWPFVGTEALAEGRVTKRTLRSRHEMIYRNVYVPRGHELTAVTKGIAAWLWSGRAATVAGLSAAALHGSNWIDPRLPAELNRTEACNVDGIVIHREKLRDDESCLVRGMPVTTPARTAFDLARRKGVTTAVIRLDALANATGVNPVSIESVGQNHRGARGLIQLRRVLELMDGGAESPQETRTRLVLVRAGLPKPKTQIVVRDRYGIPFARIDMGYDEWKVGVEFDGPQHWTDPAIRTADVDRQAELAALGWRLVHVSGDMLRYRSDVVVVRTCDALQAAGCTWLADCGLEERFRRRYVA, encoded by the coding sequence ATGGGGGAGCATGGTTGGCCGTTTGTCGGCACCGAAGCATTGGCGGAAGGACGAGTTACCAAGCGCACCTTACGCAGCCGACATGAGATGATCTATCGCAATGTCTACGTGCCGAGGGGTCACGAGTTGACCGCCGTCACGAAAGGGATCGCGGCCTGGCTGTGGTCCGGACGAGCTGCCACGGTCGCTGGCCTGTCGGCCGCCGCGCTGCATGGTTCAAACTGGATCGATCCCCGGCTCCCTGCGGAGTTGAATCGGACTGAGGCGTGCAATGTCGACGGCATTGTCATCCATCGCGAGAAACTTCGGGATGACGAGAGCTGTCTGGTCCGTGGGATGCCAGTGACCACACCGGCGCGCACAGCCTTCGACCTAGCTCGCCGGAAAGGCGTGACTACGGCGGTGATTCGACTGGATGCGCTCGCCAACGCAACCGGCGTCAATCCAGTCAGTATTGAATCCGTCGGCCAAAATCATCGCGGCGCGCGTGGGCTCATCCAATTGCGGCGAGTTCTGGAGCTGATGGACGGCGGCGCGGAATCGCCACAGGAAACGCGGACGCGGCTCGTGCTCGTCCGTGCTGGACTGCCAAAACCAAAGACGCAGATCGTCGTACGCGATCGTTACGGTATTCCGTTCGCCCGCATCGACATGGGATACGACGAGTGGAAGGTCGGCGTGGAGTTCGACGGTCCGCAACACTGGACCGATCCGGCGATACGGACCGCCGACGTCGATCGGCAGGCCGAGCTTGCCGCGCTCGGCTGGCGGCTGGTGCATGTCAGCGGTGACATGCTGCGGTATCGGTCCGATGTCGTGGTGGTTCGCACATGTGATGCTCTGCAGGCCGCTGGCTGCACCTGGCTCGCCGATTGTGGACTTGAGGAACGTTTCCGGCGCCGATACGTGGCATAA
- a CDS encoding O-methyltransferase codes for MTAQPNPKEVDAFLDATVVGDDPDLTAALEASDAAGLPRIAVSAQQGKFLCLLAGAIGARRILEIGTLGGFSTIWLARGAGPEGRVVTLEYEHKHAEVARANLARAGVADRVEVLVGPALETLPTVTGPFDLVFIDADKENNVGYLEWAVRLSRPGSVIVVDNVIREGRILAADSGDEAVKASRRTLELMGAHPRLDTAVVQTVGAKEWDGFAMALVK; via the coding sequence ATGACTGCGCAGCCGAACCCGAAGGAAGTCGACGCATTTCTGGACGCGACGGTGGTGGGCGACGATCCGGATTTGACGGCCGCACTCGAGGCCAGCGACGCGGCCGGGTTGCCGCGCATCGCCGTGTCGGCCCAACAGGGCAAGTTCCTGTGCCTGCTGGCCGGCGCGATCGGGGCCCGTCGCATCCTGGAAATCGGCACCCTGGGCGGGTTCAGCACCATCTGGCTGGCCAGGGGCGCCGGACCCGAGGGGCGGGTGGTCACGCTGGAATACGAGCACAAGCACGCCGAGGTCGCGCGCGCAAACCTCGCCCGCGCCGGCGTCGCCGACCGGGTGGAGGTGCTGGTGGGACCCGCGTTGGAAACGTTGCCGACGGTGACCGGGCCCTTCGACTTGGTGTTCATCGATGCCGACAAAGAAAACAATGTCGGCTACCTGGAGTGGGCGGTCCGGCTCTCCCGTCCGGGCTCAGTCATCGTGGTGGACAACGTTATTCGGGAAGGACGGATCCTGGCAGCGGACTCCGGCGACGAGGCAGTCAAGGCGTCGCGGCGAACCCTGGAGCTGATGGGCGCGCACCCGCGCCTGGACACGGCGGTGGTACAAACAGTCGGAGCCAAAGAGTGGGATGGCTTCGCGATGGCGTTGGTCAAGTAG
- a CDS encoding DUF2786 domain-containing protein — protein sequence MTDDKMLARIAALLRQAEGTDNVHEAEAFMAAAQRLATATSIDLAVARAHAAKRTPAQSPIQRTITIGEAGTKGLRTYVQLFVVIAHANDVRCDVASNSTFVYAYGFAEDIDATHALYASLVVQMVRASDAYIASGAHRPTPTITARLNFQLAFGARIGQRLAEAREQAQQDAKKDRGRPPGTAIALRNKEIELRDYYRGASKARGTWRASNASAGYSSAARRAGDRAGRRARLGNSAELSGARAALE from the coding sequence ATGACTGACGACAAGATGCTCGCGCGGATCGCGGCGCTGCTGCGTCAGGCCGAAGGCACCGACAACGTCCACGAGGCTGAGGCGTTCATGGCGGCCGCGCAGCGACTGGCCACCGCGACCTCCATCGACTTGGCGGTCGCCCGAGCGCATGCGGCCAAACGCACGCCCGCCCAGTCACCGATACAGCGCACCATCACCATCGGTGAGGCCGGCACCAAGGGCTTGCGGACCTACGTGCAGCTGTTCGTGGTCATCGCCCACGCCAACGACGTGCGCTGCGACGTGGCGTCGAACTCGACATTCGTCTATGCGTACGGGTTCGCCGAGGACATCGACGCCACCCATGCGCTGTACGCAAGCCTCGTGGTTCAAATGGTCCGCGCGTCGGATGCCTACATCGCCTCCGGTGCACACCGGCCCACGCCGACAATCACCGCGCGGCTGAATTTCCAGCTGGCGTTCGGCGCCCGGATAGGGCAGCGGCTGGCTGAGGCCCGGGAACAGGCCCAACAAGACGCCAAGAAGGACCGCGGCAGACCACCGGGAACCGCAATCGCACTGCGCAACAAGGAAATCGAGTTGCGCGACTACTATCGCGGCGCGTCGAAGGCCCGCGGCACCTGGCGGGCCAGCAACGCCTCGGCGGGGTACTCGTCGGCGGCACGCCGTGCGGGTGACCGGGCCGGCCGGAGGGCTCGGCTCGGCAACAGCGCGGAGCTGTCGGGAGCGCGGGCCGCGCTGGAGTGA
- a CDS encoding NAD(P)H-dependent amine dehydrogenase family protein — translation MFKVAVWGPGSMGLIALRGVIDHPALELVDLVVHSDAKAGRDAGELCGIAPVGVVATQDPASLLAGDADAVVYAAAANLRPAEAIADMVSILRGGKNVVSCSVVPLVFPDGVDAAFTDPLREAALAGGVSFFTTGIDTGFANDVLPLALSGVSRVIESVRVTEMFNYATYPDKAAVYEILGFGKPPEFPAFAAQPGMFTFGWGPVLHQLAAGVGVKIDHIEENVERVAASESFDTPTGHIAAGTIGAMRSTLTGYVDGRATFVVDHVTRMHDGMAPDWPQPHISIEPRDFGYGAASGRGAYRVEIEGSPSMRCEFEMADDHDHDLGARMAGASRMVNAIPAVCEARPGLLSALDLPLITGAGLVRAVPGPSPDSRRC, via the coding sequence GTGTTCAAGGTCGCGGTGTGGGGTCCGGGTTCGATGGGGCTGATCGCGTTGCGCGGAGTGATCGACCACCCTGCGCTGGAGTTGGTGGATCTCGTCGTGCACAGCGACGCCAAGGCGGGCCGGGACGCGGGGGAACTGTGCGGGATCGCCCCGGTGGGTGTGGTGGCGACACAAGACCCCGCTTCTCTGCTGGCCGGTGACGCCGACGCGGTGGTCTACGCCGCGGCGGCGAATCTGCGTCCGGCCGAGGCGATCGCGGACATGGTGTCGATTCTGCGGGGCGGCAAGAACGTGGTGTCCTGCTCGGTGGTGCCGCTGGTCTTTCCCGACGGCGTCGACGCCGCGTTCACCGATCCGTTGCGGGAAGCCGCGCTGGCCGGAGGTGTGTCGTTCTTCACCACCGGCATCGACACCGGATTTGCCAACGATGTTCTGCCACTGGCGCTTTCGGGAGTGTCGCGGGTCATCGAAAGTGTGCGGGTGACCGAGATGTTCAACTACGCGACCTATCCGGACAAGGCGGCGGTCTACGAGATCCTCGGATTCGGCAAGCCGCCGGAGTTCCCTGCCTTCGCGGCGCAGCCGGGAATGTTCACGTTCGGCTGGGGCCCGGTGCTGCACCAGCTCGCCGCCGGGGTGGGCGTGAAAATCGACCACATCGAGGAGAACGTCGAGCGGGTCGCGGCGTCCGAGTCGTTCGACACACCGACCGGGCATATCGCCGCCGGCACGATCGGCGCGATGCGGTCGACATTGACCGGATACGTCGACGGCAGAGCAACTTTCGTCGTCGACCATGTCACCCGCATGCACGACGGCATGGCGCCGGATTGGCCGCAGCCGCACATCTCGATTGAGCCGCGCGACTTCGGCTACGGGGCGGCCTCGGGGCGCGGCGCATACCGGGTCGAGATCGAAGGCTCGCCGAGCATGCGCTGCGAGTTCGAGATGGCCGACGACCACGACCACGACCTGGGCGCGCGGATGGCCGGCGCGTCGCGAATGGTCAACGCCATTCCGGCGGTGTGCGAGGCGCGGCCCGGCCTGCTCTCCGCGCTGGACCTGCCACTGATCACGGGCGCTGGTCTGGTCCGGGCGGTGCCCGGCCCGTCGCCGGATTCGCGTCGTTGCTAG